Genomic segment of Sinorhizobium meliloti:
CGAAATAGGCATGAATCTCGGCCTTTACGGCTATGGAAGGCCAGGTCACCGCCAATGGATCATGGTCGATTGCGGAGTGACCTTCCCCGGCCCGGAATTGCCGGGCGTAGATCTGGTTCTGCCCGATATCGCCTTTCTGGCCGAACAGCGCCGCAATCTGAAGGCGATCATCATCACGCATGCCCATGAGGACCATTACGGGGCCCTGAACGATCTGTGGCCCGGCCTGAACGTTCCCGTCTACGCCTCGCCCTTCACCGCGGGCATGCTGGAGGCCAAGCGCGCATTCGAAAAGTCCCGCAGCGAGATCCCGATCACGATCTTCAAGCAGGGCGACCGCATCAATGTCGGACCTTTCAGCGTCGAAGCCGTGGGGGTCAATCATTCGATCCCCGAGCCGATGGCGCTCGTCATTCGCACTCAACTCGGCACGGTCGTGCACACGGGCGACTGGAAGATCGACCTCGAGCCTTCGCTCGGGCCGCTGACGGACGAGTCCCGGTTTCGCCAGATCGGTGAGGAAGGCGTCCTCGCTCTCGTCTGCGATTCGACCAATGCCCTGCGCGAAGGGGTGTCGCCGTCCGAACAGCAAGTCTCCGAAAGTCTCGCCAAGATCATTGCCGATGCCGAGGGCCGGGTCGGGATCACCACCTTCTCCTCCAATGTCGGGCGCATCCGCTCCGTTGCCGAAGCGGCGGAGGCTGCCGGGCGGGAGGTGCTTCTACTCGGCAGTTCGATGAAGCGCGTCGTCGACGTTGCGCGCGATGTCGGGCTCATGGAAGGCGTGAAGCCGTTCCTGGCAGAAGACGAGTTCGGCTATGTCCCGCGCGACAAGGTCGTGGTCATTTTGACGGGCAGCCAGGGCGAGCCGCGCGCCGCCCTTGCCAAGATCGCTCGCGACGAGATGCGCAACGTGGCTTTTTCGGCCGGCGACACGATCGTCTTTTCGTCGCGCACCATCCCCGGCAACGAAAAGGCGATCAACGACATCAAGAACGGGCTTATCGAGCAAGGCATCCACATCGTCACGGACAGCGAGGCGCTGGTGCATGTTTCCGGCCACCCGCGGCGCACCGAGCTCCAGCAGATGTACCAGTGGGTGAAGCCGCAGATCCTCGTGCCGGTGCATGGCGAGGCGGCGCATCTGACGGCGCATGCGGAGCTTGGACTGCAATCGGGTATCCCGAGCGTGCCGCGGCTGCGCAATGGCGAAATGCTGCGGCTTGCGCCCGGACCCGCGGAAGTCATTGACGAGGCGCCGCACGGCCGCATCTACAAGGACGGCACCCTCATCGGCGATTTCGAGGAGATGGGGATCGGCGAACGCCGCAAGCTTTCCTTCGCCGGCCACGTCTCCGTCAGTGTCGTCCTCGACAGCCGTTACGACTTTCTGGGCGACCCGGACGTCGTGCCGATCGGCCTTCCGGAATACGACGACGAAGGCGAGGCGATGGAGGACACGCTCTATGATGCGGTGCTCGGCGCCGTAGAGAGCATTCCGCGGGCAAAGCGGAAGGACCTCGCGATGCTGCAGGAAGCCGTTCGCCGCGCCGTGCGCAGCACTACGAACCAGGTCTGGGGCAAGAAGCCGGTCGTCACGGTGTTCATCACCAAGGTCTGATCCGGCGGCACCCTCCGAAATCGTGAACTGCAGGGCAGGGAGAGAAGCATCGGATGTTGGGAAAAGTGAACCACGTGGCAA
This window contains:
- a CDS encoding ribonuclease J, producing the protein MAHDEELVFLPLGGVGEIGMNLGLYGYGRPGHRQWIMVDCGVTFPGPELPGVDLVLPDIAFLAEQRRNLKAIIITHAHEDHYGALNDLWPGLNVPVYASPFTAGMLEAKRAFEKSRSEIPITIFKQGDRINVGPFSVEAVGVNHSIPEPMALVIRTQLGTVVHTGDWKIDLEPSLGPLTDESRFRQIGEEGVLALVCDSTNALREGVSPSEQQVSESLAKIIADAEGRVGITTFSSNVGRIRSVAEAAEAAGREVLLLGSSMKRVVDVARDVGLMEGVKPFLAEDEFGYVPRDKVVVILTGSQGEPRAALAKIARDEMRNVAFSAGDTIVFSSRTIPGNEKAINDIKNGLIEQGIHIVTDSEALVHVSGHPRRTELQQMYQWVKPQILVPVHGEAAHLTAHAELGLQSGIPSVPRLRNGEMLRLAPGPAEVIDEAPHGRIYKDGTLIGDFEEMGIGERRKLSFAGHVSVSVVLDSRYDFLGDPDVVPIGLPEYDDEGEAMEDTLYDAVLGAVESIPRAKRKDLAMLQEAVRRAVRSTTNQVWGKKPVVTVFITKV